A genomic stretch from Erysipelothrix sp. HDW6C includes:
- a CDS encoding HAD family hydrolase, protein MRRKPEDRPVIAICYDFDKTLTPDDMQAQGFIQSVGYDVQDFWQEVNRMAEENDMDTNLAYMYKMVEEARGKHVFDRKSMEDYGAKIELFPGVESWFDRVNKYGDIMGVDVEHYIISSGLKEMIEGTVLGKEGVFKRIYASSFYYDEKGIAVWPAQAINYTNKTQFLFRIEKGVLDVNDQEVNSYYKPGEHRVPFSQMVYIGDSDTDIPCMRLVNMNGGHSIGVYNPYTNDKVKVHRMIKEHRIRYFAAADYREGEHLDTLIKAIINQVNTKEVLDYQHYLNTLDVK, encoded by the coding sequence ATGAGAAGAAAACCTGAAGACAGACCTGTAATTGCAATATGTTATGATTTTGATAAAACCTTAACACCAGATGACATGCAAGCCCAAGGATTTATTCAATCGGTGGGTTATGATGTCCAAGACTTTTGGCAAGAGGTAAATCGCATGGCAGAAGAAAATGATATGGATACCAACCTTGCTTACATGTATAAGATGGTTGAAGAAGCACGGGGGAAACACGTTTTTGATCGTAAAAGCATGGAAGACTATGGTGCGAAAATTGAATTGTTTCCGGGTGTCGAATCATGGTTTGACCGTGTTAATAAATATGGTGACATCATGGGGGTTGATGTAGAACATTACATTATTTCCTCGGGGCTGAAGGAAATGATTGAAGGCACCGTACTTGGAAAAGAAGGCGTGTTCAAACGAATTTATGCGTCATCATTTTATTATGACGAAAAAGGTATTGCCGTTTGGCCTGCACAAGCCATTAACTATACCAACAAAACGCAGTTTCTATTTCGCATTGAAAAAGGCGTGCTAGATGTAAACGATCAAGAAGTCAACAGTTATTATAAACCCGGTGAACACCGTGTTCCCTTTTCTCAAATGGTTTATATTGGCGACAGTGATACTGATATTCCCTGCATGCGCTTGGTTAATATGAATGGTGGACACTCAATTGGTGTATACAATCCCTATACAAATGACAAGGTCAAAGTACACCGCATGATAAAGGAACACCGTATTCGCTATTTTGCTGCAGCTGACTATCGTGAAGGGGAACACCTTGATACACTTATCAAGGCAATCATCAACCAAGTCAATACAAAGGAAGTTCTTGACTACCAACACTATCTCAACACACTCGATGTGAAGTAA
- a CDS encoding DUF3137 domain-containing protein, protein MDTDALNHYVANERKALSRAITIQTCVGIASVVLMLFSFLTGAVQQGFGLFFLALIINVGLYIMYTHSCTKRYRSKVKDYIMLEVFSREFNGVSFNPQSGLGKDLMIETGVIDTGNRFSSNDLMKGNYKGVDFERCDVLSQNVQQSGKTTTTITYFKGQVYVFDFHKPSHNYVRIRDAGMWNKFSKGRRTDGSRKMKFEDTEFNEMFVTFSNDEHEAFYIFTPHFMNKVKQLRQAVGCEISLVIRKGILYLALYTSRDSFEAPLFGEIDIDYTRAVAMDVRVIKEIITELDLDNTLFKEET, encoded by the coding sequence ATGGATACTGATGCACTGAACCACTATGTAGCAAATGAACGCAAAGCATTATCCCGAGCAATCACGATCCAAACATGTGTTGGGATCGCGAGTGTTGTTTTAATGCTATTCTCATTTCTTACCGGTGCAGTCCAACAGGGATTTGGACTTTTCTTCTTAGCACTCATCATCAATGTGGGCTTATACATTATGTATACCCACAGCTGTACAAAAAGATATCGCAGTAAAGTTAAAGACTATATTATGCTTGAGGTATTCAGTCGTGAATTTAACGGTGTATCCTTTAATCCCCAATCGGGATTAGGTAAAGATCTTATGATTGAAACAGGGGTTATTGATACGGGGAATCGATTCAGTTCCAATGACCTGATGAAAGGGAATTATAAAGGCGTTGATTTTGAACGCTGTGATGTCTTGTCGCAAAATGTTCAACAGTCAGGCAAGACAACCACAACAATCACCTATTTTAAAGGGCAAGTCTATGTTTTTGATTTTCATAAGCCATCGCATAATTATGTAAGAATCCGAGATGCAGGAATGTGGAATAAGTTCTCAAAGGGCAGACGTACAGACGGCTCTCGCAAAATGAAATTTGAAGATACAGAATTCAACGAAATGTTTGTGACATTCAGCAATGACGAACATGAAGCATTTTATATTTTTACACCGCATTTTATGAATAAGGTAAAACAATTACGGCAAGCAGTTGGGTGTGAAATCAGTCTTGTTATTCGTAAGGGCATCTTGTATTTGGCCCTTTATACGAGTCGAGATTCGTTCGAAGCACCACTATTTGGAGAAATCGACATTGACTACACCCGTGCAGTTGCGATGGATGTTCGCGTCATCAAAGAAATCATCACGGAATTGGATTTGGACAATACGTTGTTTAAGGAGGAAACATAA